From Arcobacter lacus, one genomic window encodes:
- a CDS encoding potassium channel family protein produces MKTVAVIGLGRFGFYVAKSLSRLDVKVIAVDNDEKKVQEISEYIDDAYVVDSMSKQALQEVGIYNLDTVIVSIGENIEASILTVMALKDLNNKTIIAKAINSTHGEILSKIGAYKVIYPEKIAGRMLVKKLLDTITVEEIDISNTIKMVKLFANDNFIDKKISQIEEQYKNIKMVSYKSLGNWFINIDSSYVIKKDDLLVFICEVKYVDDFLNNVK; encoded by the coding sequence ATGAAAACAGTAGCTGTTATTGGTTTAGGAAGATTTGGATTTTATGTTGCAAAAAGTTTATCAAGATTAGATGTAAAAGTTATTGCAGTTGATAATGATGAAAAAAAAGTTCAAGAAATAAGTGAATATATAGATGACGCTTATGTAGTTGATAGTATGAGTAAACAAGCTTTACAAGAAGTAGGTATTTATAATCTTGATACCGTAATTGTAAGTATTGGAGAAAATATAGAAGCTAGTATTTTAACAGTGATGGCTTTAAAAGACTTAAATAATAAAACAATTATTGCAAAAGCAATAAATTCAACTCATGGAGAAATTTTATCAAAAATTGGAGCTTATAAAGTAATCTATCCAGAAAAAATAGCTGGAAGAATGTTAGTTAAAAAACTTCTTGATACCATAACTGTTGAAGAGATAGATATAAGTAATACGATTAAGATGGTAAAACTTTTTGCAAATGATAATTTTATAGATAAAAAAATTTCTCAAATAGAAGAACAATATAAAAATATAAAAATGGTCTCTTATAAAAGTTTAGGAAATTGGTTTATAAATATTGATTCATCATATGTGATAAAAAAAGATGATTTATTAGTTTTTATTTGTGAAGTAAAATATGTAGATGATTTTTTAAATAATGTAAAATAA
- a CDS encoding gamma carbonic anhydrase family protein: MILKFKEFYPKIDPSAWIAPSADLIGNIEIGEDSSVWFGCVIRSDVNEVRIGKNTNIQDLSCIHTDTNSKTIIGNNVTVGHKVMLHGCIIEDNCLIGMSATILDNAVIGKGSIVGANSLVTAGKVFPPRSMIMGSPAKVVKQLTLEDEDKLIAHAAHYVEYKNEYR; encoded by the coding sequence ATGATATTAAAATTTAAAGAATTTTACCCAAAAATTGACCCAAGTGCTTGGATTGCACCAAGCGCAGATTTAATAGGAAACATCGAAATTGGCGAGGATTCTTCTGTTTGGTTTGGCTGTGTTATAAGGTCTGATGTAAATGAAGTCAGAATTGGTAAAAATACAAATATTCAAGATTTATCTTGTATTCATACAGATACAAATAGTAAAACTATAATCGGTAATAACGTAACAGTTGGGCATAAAGTTATGCTTCATGGATGTATAATTGAAGATAATTGTTTAATTGGTATGAGTGCAACTATTTTAGATAATGCAGTTATTGGTAAAGGAAGTATCGTGGGAGCAAATTCACTTGTAACTGCTGGAAAAGTTTTTCCACCAAGAAGTATGATTATGGGAAGTCCAGCAAAAGTAGTAAAACAATTAACCCTAGAAGATGAAGATAAACTTATAGCTCATGCAGCTCATTATGTAGAGTATAAAAATGAATATAGATAA
- a CDS encoding TrkH family potassium uptake protein, whose product MEHRYVKSIFLGYVLIVFFGAIILSLPICHIGKLNFIDALFTAASATSVTGLIVTSTSENFTFLGELIILILIQLGGIGYMTLVIIFFLSMKQNLNFDAKRAIKQSLDLPNSDVKEFVKKIILAVLLIELLGAVILSFQFLEKYELKDAIWYGIFHSISAFNNAGFSLFTDCLMSYQNDFITLFTLSILIIFGGLGYFVLIEIYENRKFSKRFSIHTRIMLYGTLILIVGGMFLFLSIEWNNPKTFGELSFFEKILNSFFLSVNFRTSGFNSIDLASLKDSSLFFSTLFMMIGAGQGGTAGGMKITTVAILIISVIYILKDSNQQPSIFKRTIEQKYINKALAIIISSSFFVLFATLLLVETQNLPFLKILFEVVSAFGTVGVSTGNGGILSLSEQFDTFGKSLIIVLMIGGRLGVFAFGIILLGKAKTKHFKYPVGKIVI is encoded by the coding sequence ATGGAACATCGATACGTAAAATCAATATTTTTAGGTTATGTACTTATTGTTTTTTTTGGTGCAATAATTTTAAGTTTACCTATTTGTCATATTGGGAAATTAAATTTTATTGATGCTTTATTTACTGCAGCAAGTGCTACAAGCGTAACTGGATTGATTGTTACAAGTACTTCAGAAAATTTCACTTTTTTAGGAGAATTAATTATTTTAATTCTCATTCAATTAGGTGGAATAGGGTATATGACTTTAGTTATTATCTTTTTTTTATCAATGAAACAAAATTTAAATTTTGATGCAAAAAGAGCTATAAAACAATCTTTAGATTTACCAAATTCAGATGTAAAAGAATTTGTAAAAAAAATTATTTTAGCTGTTTTACTTATTGAGTTACTTGGTGCAGTTATTTTATCTTTTCAATTTTTAGAAAAATATGAATTAAAAGATGCTATCTGGTATGGAATATTTCATAGTATTAGTGCTTTTAATAATGCAGGTTTTTCTCTTTTTACAGATTGTCTAATGTCATATCAAAATGATTTTATTACACTTTTTACTTTGTCTATTTTAATTATTTTTGGAGGTTTAGGGTATTTTGTTTTAATTGAGATTTATGAAAATAGAAAATTTTCAAAAAGATTTTCGATTCATACAAGAATTATGCTTTATGGAACACTTATTTTGATAGTTGGTGGAATGTTTTTATTTTTATCAATAGAGTGGAATAATCCAAAAACTTTCGGCGAATTAAGTTTTTTTGAAAAAATTTTAAACTCATTTTTTTTATCAGTAAATTTTAGAACAAGTGGATTTAATAGTATAGATTTAGCTTCTTTAAAGGATTCATCTTTATTTTTTTCAACTCTATTTATGATGATTGGAGCAGGGCAAGGAGGAACAGCTGGAGGAATGAAAATAACAACTGTTGCAATTTTGATAATTTCAGTTATTTATATTTTAAAAGATAGCAATCAACAACCAAGTATTTTCAAAAGAACAATTGAACAAAAATATATAAATAAAGCTTTAGCAATAATCATTAGTTCATCTTTTTTTGTTTTATTTGCAACATTGCTTTTAGTTGAAACTCAAAATTTACCATTTTTAAAAATACTTTTTGAAGTTGTTTCAGCTTTTGGAACAGTGGGGGTATCTACTGGAAATGGTGGAATTTTGAGTCTATCTGAACAGTTTGATACTTTTGGAAAAAGTTTGATTATTGTTTTGATGATAGGTGGAAGACTAGGTGTTTTTGCTTTTGGAATTATTTTATTAGGAAAAGCAAAAACAAAACATTTTAAATATCCAGTAGGAAAGATAGTAATATGA
- a CDS encoding acyl carrier protein, whose amino-acid sequence MDIIERIRPLVEEITFKKVEIDEPLYTSNLIDSMGTVDLAMMLEEEFNIKIDTRDIIESNFDSLEKLANYIKSRI is encoded by the coding sequence GTGGATATTATTGAAAGAATTAGGCCTTTAGTAGAAGAGATAACTTTTAAAAAAGTTGAAATTGATGAGCCTTTATATACTTCAAATTTGATTGATAGTATGGGAACAGTTGATTTAGCTATGATGTTAGAGGAAGAGTTTAATATCAAAATTGATACAAGAGATATTATCGAAAGTAATTTTGATAGTTTAGAAAAATTAGCAAATTATATAAAAAGTAGAATTTAG
- a CDS encoding sensor histidine kinase — MKNTFNKYKEYIYIFKALIILTIISAISHFFREHLGIINIALIHIIPVVVVAIHGNIKATVFMTFLSVLCLNFLYIPPLYSFNVNNELYLWSFLIFGVVGLIITIQAKNLITQKKQNELRESLLHIISHDLRTPLSTIHGTINLILSNEKLDNKSLSALLEDINYASLRMKRLITNLLDSTRLSNKNIDLKLEWCDFEDIIGVALNEFSQKQNDEKLNIKIDELALFWGDNTLLTQLIVNLLDNAFKYSKSDTKIDLDVENLNNFIKIKIFNETDYIDKKRLKNIFDKFYRLEDTNDILGSGIGLAICKSIVKLHNGEIKAITKENGILIEIELPIVKRVNIE, encoded by the coding sequence ATGAAAAACACATTTAATAAATACAAAGAGTATATATATATCTTTAAAGCTTTAATTATTTTAACTATTATTAGCGCAATTAGCCATTTTTTTAGAGAACATTTAGGAATTATAAATATAGCTTTAATTCATATAATTCCTGTTGTTGTGGTGGCAATTCATGGAAATATTAAAGCAACAGTTTTTATGACTTTTTTGAGTGTATTATGTTTGAATTTTTTATATATTCCACCTTTATATAGTTTTAATGTAAATAATGAACTTTATCTTTGGAGTTTTTTAATTTTTGGAGTTGTTGGATTGATTATTACAATTCAAGCTAAGAATTTGATTACTCAAAAAAAACAAAATGAACTAAGAGAGAGTTTACTTCATATAATTTCTCATGATCTAAGAACACCTCTTTCTACAATTCATGGAACAATAAATCTAATTTTATCAAATGAAAAGCTAGATAATAAAAGTTTATCGGCTTTATTAGAAGATATAAATTATGCATCTTTAAGAATGAAAAGATTGATTACAAATCTTTTAGATAGCACAAGATTATCAAATAAGAATATAGATTTAAAACTAGAATGGTGCGATTTTGAGGATATTATTGGAGTTGCATTAAATGAATTTTCCCAAAAACAAAATGATGAAAAATTGAATATAAAAATAGATGAATTAGCTCTTTTTTGGGGAGATAATACTCTTTTGACTCAATTAATTGTAAATTTACTTGATAATGCTTTTAAATACTCAAAAAGTGATACAAAAATAGATTTAGACGTAGAAAATTTAAATAATTTTATAAAAATCAAAATATTTAATGAAACTGATTATATAGATAAAAAAAGATTGAAAAATATTTTTGATAAATTTTATAGATTGGAAGATACAAATGATATTTTAGGAAGTGGAATAGGTTTAGCAATTTGTAAAAGTATTGTAAAACTACATAATGGAGAGATAAAAGCAATTACAAAAGAGAATGGAATTTTAATAGAAATAGAATTGCCAATAGTAAAAAGAGTAAATATAGAATGA
- a CDS encoding response regulator, producing MKNLIQIIEDDKSVRKLLEITFKEYDFDFISSENKKNALMMFLSHNPNLLIVDLGLPDGDGKDLIKQIREISKVPVIVLTARHDEKEIVAALDVGADDYITKPFSVNELLARIRANLRRSIDIEVESANNFICDELELDIVSRDIFLKKEKLKLTPIEYELLKYFMLHPNKTLTHKQILQEVWGTAYQNEMPYLRTYVNTLRKKIEENSTRPKYIKTESGIGYRFSC from the coding sequence ATGAAAAATTTGATACAAATAATTGAAGATGATAAATCGGTAAGAAAACTTTTGGAAATAACTTTTAAAGAGTATGATTTTGATTTTATTTCAAGTGAAAATAAAAAAAATGCTCTGATGATGTTTTTAAGCCATAATCCAAATTTATTAATAGTTGATTTAGGATTACCTGATGGTGATGGAAAAGATTTAATAAAACAAATAAGAGAGATTTCAAAGGTTCCAGTTATAGTTTTAACTGCACGTCATGATGAAAAAGAGATAGTTGCAGCTCTTGATGTGGGAGCTGATGATTATATAACAAAACCATTTTCTGTAAATGAACTACTTGCTAGAATTAGAGCAAATTTAAGAAGAAGTATAGATATAGAAGTTGAATCAGCAAATAATTTTATTTGTGATGAACTTGAACTTGATATTGTTTCAAGGGATATTTTTTTAAAAAAAGAGAAATTAAAATTAACTCCAATAGAGTATGAATTACTAAAATATTTTATGCTACATCCAAATAAAACCCTAACTCATAAACAAATACTTCAAGAAGTTTGGGGAACTGCTTATCAAAATGAGATGCCATATTTAAGAACTTATGTAAATACTTTAAGAAAAAAGATTGAAGAAAATAGTACTAGACCAAAATATATTAAAACAGAATCTGGTATTGGTTATAGATTTTCTTGCTAA